A single Streptomyces mirabilis DNA region contains:
- a CDS encoding type II toxin-antitoxin system VapB family antitoxin: MIFKRIGNGRPYPDHGRESTRQWADVAPRPVRLDQLVTTKGQLDLETLLAEDSTFYGDLFAHVVKWQGDLYLEDGLHRAVRAALQQRQVLHARVLELD, translated from the coding sequence GTGATCTTCAAGCGCATCGGAAACGGACGGCCGTACCCCGACCACGGCCGGGAAAGCACCCGGCAGTGGGCGGACGTCGCGCCGCGCCCGGTCCGCCTCGATCAGCTCGTGACGACCAAGGGCCAGCTGGACCTGGAGACCCTCCTCGCCGAGGACTCCACGTTCTACGGCGACCTGTTCGCGCACGTAGTGAAGTGGCAGGGCGACCTGTACCTCGAGGACGGCCTGCACCGCGCCGTACGCGCCGCGCTGCAACAGCGCCAGGTGCTCCACGCACGTGTGCTCGAACTCGACTGA